A stretch of DNA from Shewanella sediminis HAW-EB3:
CTCTTCTATCGCGGCATCGAGATGATGCCGCTAGAGCGTTAGTATTGCTGAGCTACGAGCTACGAGCTACGAGCTACGAGCTTGATACCTTATACTGCCCCTTCGAAACCAATTTGTCTCCATGCCTCATAACTGATGATAGCCACGGCATTTGACAGATTAAGGCTGCGGCTATTTGCCGTCATCGGGATTTTCAGACGCTGGGTCGTTGGAAGAGACTCGATGATCTCTATCGGCAGCCCGCGAGTTTCAGGCCCGAATAGCAGTACATCCTCTTTCTCATAAGCGAGCTCTGTATGGGGCCTGCTGCCCTTGGTGGTACATGCCATGATCCGCTTGCCATCCATTGCCGCCAGAAAACTCTCAAAATCTTT
This window harbors:
- the trmL gene encoding tRNA (uridine(34)/cytosine(34)/5-carboxymethylaminomethyluridine(34)-2'-O)-methyltransferase TrmL, with the protein product MFHIALFEPEIAPNTGNIIRLCANNGCQLHLIEPMGFDLEEKKLRRAGLDYSDLTRVTRHKDFESFLAAMDGKRIMACTTKGSRPHTELAYEKEDVLLFGPETRGLPIEIIESLPTTQRLKIPMTANSRSLNLSNAVAIISYEAWRQIGFEGAV